One Aspergillus oryzae RIB40 DNA, chromosome 2 genomic window carries:
- a CDS encoding kynureninase (L-kynurenine hydrolase), producing the protein MSNVKSSKPVFPENAGSNEYAASLDAADPLASFRDKFIIPSKANINSKKLAKPGLSSDPCIYFCGNSLGIQPKATAKYLEAQLDTWSSIGVSGHFVDLEGSPLKQWQLLSEQAAASMSKIVGAQAEEVAAMGTLTANLHLLLASFYKPTPTKHKILLDWKAFPSDHYAIESHLAWHNLDPKQSMVLIGPDEGEYEISTEKILSYIDEHAESAALILLPGIQYYTGQLFDIQKITAYAQSRDLTVGWDLAHAYGNVELKLHDWDVDFAAWCTYKYGNAGPGAMGGLFVHERHGRVDYSEGEDAPKFRHRLTGWYGGDRSVRFKMDNNFKPIPGAGGWQLSNPSAIDLACLCASLSVFDETSMAELRKKSVMLTAYLEHLLLKDTTDETRPFRIVTPADPEARGAQLSVLLKPGLLQNVSQKLQEGGIVCDKREPGVVRVAPTPLYNTFTDVWKFVSYFKAALDEPELKN; encoded by the exons ATGTCTAACGTTAAATCTTCCAAGCCGGTTTTCCCTGAAAATGCAGGGTCAAATGAATACGCGGCGTCTCTCGACGCAGCAGACCCGTTGGCATCATTTCGTGACAAGTTCATTATTCCTTCAAAGGCAAACATAAATAGCAAGAAGCTTGCAAAGCCAG GTCTCTCGTCAGACCCGTGCATTTACTTCTGTGGCAACTCTCTAGGTATTCAGCCAAAGGCCACAGCGAAATACCTAGAAGCACAGTTAGACACTTGGTCGTCAATTGGTGTATCTGGTCATTTCGTAGATCTCGAGGGCTCTCCTCTGAAACAATGGCAATTGCTTTCCGAACAAGCCGCAGCATCGATGAGTAAGATCGTCGGAGCACAAGCAGAGGAAGTTGCAGCAATGGGAACCCTAACCGCAAACCTTCATCTCTTGCTTGCGAGCTTCTATAAGCCGACTCCAACAAAGCACAAAATTCTGTTAGATTGGAAAGCTTTCCCCAGCGATCAT TATGCCATTGAATCTCATCTGGCCTGGCACAATCTCGACCCGAAACAATCCATGGTTCTCATTGGCCCAGACGAGGGCGAGTATGAGATCTCCACAGAAAAGATCTTGTCTTACATTGACGAGCATGCCGAAAGTGCAGCTCTCATTCTTCTGCCAGGGATTCAATACTATACTGGACAGCTTTTCGACATCCAAAAGATCACAGCCTATGCACAGTCACGAGATCTTACTGTTGGGTGGGATTTAGCTCATGCGTATGGTAACGTTGAGCTGAAACTACATGACTGGGACGTCGACTTTGCAGCCTGGTGCACGTATAAATACGGAAATGCCGGGCCAGGGGCGATGGGAGGTCTTTTCGTTCATGAGAGGCACGGTCGAGTTGATTATagcgaaggagaagacgctCCAAAGTTTAGGCATCGTCTGACCGGGTGGTACGGTGGTGATAGAAGCGTGAGGTTCAAGATGGACAATA ATTTCAAGCCAATCCCCGGAGCAGGCGGTTGGCAACTTTCGAATCCTTCGGCTATCGATCTTGCATGTCTCTGCGCCTCGTTGTCCGTTTTCGACGAGACATCTATGGCTGAACTGCGCAAAAAGTCCGTTATGCTAACGGCATACTTGGAGCATCTCTTGCTGAAAGATACCACTGACGAAACACGTCCTTTCCGCATTGTCACGCCAGCAGATCCCGAGGCAAGAGGGGCTCAACTCAGTGTACTACTGAAACCTGGCTTGTTGCAGAACGTCTCCCAGAAATTGCAAGAAGGGGGTATAGTTTGCGACAAGAGAGAGCCGGGTGTCGTCCGCGTTGCCCCTACTCCACTGTACAACACTTTCACCGACGTATGGAAGTTCGTGAGTTATTTCAAGGCTGCACTGGACGAACCAGAACTGAAGAATTGA
- a CDS encoding indoleamine 2,3-dioxygenase (predicted protein), translating to MRYTPEVSLDEYGVSLQNGFLPHSPPLKTMESPYYWPWEHIVSDLPDHIRFRTIRQAVETLPVLSTSKLQGEPEWRRAYLLLAYLTHAYIWGGEKPKDVLPPAISSPFLEVSSHLELPPCATYAALNLWNYATSDPNADLTDPDLLSVTASFTGTKDEEWFLMISVALEAKGAQLIPLMLDTIHAVSIDDAQLACDSLLALSEGLKELRKLLERMYEKNRPSVFYHQLRPLLAGSKNMASAGLPNGVFYDIGDGQGQWHQYSGGSNAQSSLIQTFDIFLGVEHIATGGMKTNDAVQPRAKNGFMQEMRNYMPGPHRRFLEMLTRVSNVRAYALSHKANSPIRDAYNAAVMSLGVFRDSHIQIVTRYIIMAAKAKPPTNESTQVNLATSTTTHMRDKNEKLTGGIHGTGGTDLIPFLKQTRDTTKATASYD from the exons ATGCGCTATACTCCCGAGGTCTCACTCGACGAATATGGGGTGTCACTCCAGAATGGCTTCCTCCCTCATTCTCCCccgttgaagacgatggaaaGTCCTTATTACTGGCCATGGGAGCATATTGTTAGTGACTTGCCGGACCATATTCGATTCCGAACTATACGACAAGCTGTCGAAACACTTCCTGTCCTTTCGACGTCGAAGCTACAAGGAGAGCCAGAATGGAGGAGAGCCTATCTTTTACTTGCCTATCTTACACATGCCTACATCTGGGGTGGTGAAAAACCGAAAGAT GTTCTACCCCCTGCTATATCCTCACCATTCCTCGAAGTCTCGAGTCACTTAGAACTCCCTCCATGTGCCACATACGCAGCCCTTAATTTATGGAACTACGCAACCTCCGATCCCAACGCGGACCTCACAGACCCTGACCTTCTGTCAGTGACGGCTTCATTCACCGGAACCAAGGACGAAGAATGGTTCCTAATGATCTCCGTCGCATTAGAAGCAAAAGGAGCACAACTTATCCCGTTGATGCTCGACACAATACACGCTGTCAGTATTGATGACGCTCAACTTGCGTGTGATTCACTCCTCGCACTCAGCGAAGGCCTCAAGGAACTTCGCAAACTACTAGAACGGATGTACGAAAAGAACCGCCCCTCAGTATTCTACCACCAACTCCGCCCGCTTCTAGCCGGCAGCAAAAACATGGCCTCAGCCGGACTACCCAACGGCGTTTTCTATGACATCGGCGATGGTCAAGGACAATGGCATCAATACAGCGGCGGAAGCAATGCACAGAGCTCATTGATCCAGACATTCGACATATTCCTGGGTGTGGAACATATAGCTACCGGAGGCATGAAGACTAATGATGCAGTTCAGCCAAGAGCTAAGAACGGATTCATGCAG GAAATGAGAAACTATATGCCCGGACCCCACCGACGCTTCCTCGAGATGCTCACCAGGGTCTCGAATGTCCGTGCTTACGCGCTTAGTCACAAGGCCAATTCGCCAATTCGAGACGCCTACAACGCAGCTGTGATGTCCCTAGGGGTTTTCAGGGACTCACATATTCAAATCGTCACGAGGTACATCATCatggcggcgaaggcgaAACCGCCAACCAATGAGTCGACACAAGTCAATTTGGCCACATCGACGACGACCCATATGCGAGACAAAAACGAGAAGCTTACCGGGGGGATCCATGGTACGGGTGGGACAGATCTGATACCGTTCCTCAAGCAAACTCGAGATACGACTAAAGCTACAGCAAGTTATGATTAA
- the yaf9 gene encoding YEATS domain-containing protein YAF9 (transcription initiation factor IIF, auxiliary subunit): protein MPSATGTKRVRGVSIFRPFVFGSEAQPFDPAKKPPNAPADHTHQWRVYVKGVNDEDISYWLKKVQFKLHETYAQNIRTIEQPPFEVTETGWGEFEIQIKLYFVPESMEKPQTLWHSLKLHPYGPDAEAMKERRDQVVSQNYEEIVFNEPVEQFHDLLTGGGAPAQPQKGKGGKNTKQSGQRNVRTAEIPQNDSPGNPYSKATENKELDRLGEASRTVEQLIKEEKERLIDREKRLAELRESEGVPANTKKR, encoded by the exons ATGCCTTCCGCCACAGGCACGAAGCGCGTGAGA GGTGTCTCTATCTTCAGGCCCTTCG TATTCGGCAGCGAAGCTCAACCCTTCGACCCAGCCAAGAAACCCCCCAACGCCCCCGCCGATCACACGCATCAATGGCGCGTCTACGTCAAAGGCGTCAACGACGAAGACATCTCCTACTGGCTGAAGAAGGTCCAATTTAAGCTCCACGAGACATACGCCCAGAACATCCGCACCATCGAACAGCCCCCGTTCGAGGTAACGGAGACGGGATGGGGTGAATTCGAGATTCAAATCAAACTCTACTTCGTACCTGAATCGATGGAGAAGCCTCAGACTCTCTGGCATAGTCTCAAGTTGCATCCGTACGGGCCAGATGCGGAAGCCATGAAGGAGCGACGAGACCAAGTAGTCAGCCAGAATTATGAGGAGATCGTCTTCAACGAGCCTGTGGAGCAATTCCATGATCTGCTTACTGGGGGTGGTGCACCGGCGCAACCgcagaaaggaaagggaggaaagaacaCTAAACAAAGCGGTCAGCGGAATGTCAGGACGGCGGAGATCCCTCAGAATGACTCTCCGGGCAACCCTTATAGCAAAGCAACCGAGAACAAGGAATTGGATCGCTTGGGTGAGGCTAGCAGGACGGTCGAACAGCtgatcaaggaggagaaggagcgaCTTATTGATCGTGAGAAGAGGCTGGCTGAACTGCGCGAGAGTGAAGGGGTGCCTGCGAACACGAAGAAGCGTTAA
- the horA gene encoding ubiquinone biosynthesis protein COQ11 (predicted oxidoreductase), with amino-acid sequence MATKRVVVAGGSGFLGSRICRSAVARGWSVTSLSRTGEPRWDAISSSPERPSWASSVEWARADMLKPESYKPFLSGATAVVHTMGIILEADYKGVVQGREPIISGLQRAFSSSKMGSQNPLQRREGEPLKAKERDGQLTYELMNRDSAIALAQETSNEHVPTFVFISAAAGAPVLPSRYITTKREAETTISTTIPELRSIFIRAPFMYDSSRKFTLPIALGGFIGSQFNELLGNRLDFLGTMVTKPFQVDMVGEAVVEAMEDESVRGAVGTKKIEALATSAWRKSML; translated from the exons ATGGCTACGAAAAGGGTAGTCGTTGCGGGCGGAAGCGGTTTTCTAG GCTCGAGGATATGCAGGTCTGCGGTAGCCAGAGGCTGGTCGGTAACTTCTCTCAG CCGGACCGGAGAGCCACGATGGGATGCGATTTCGAGTTCGCCCGAACGCCCTAGTTGGGCGAGCTCTGTAGAATGGGCTAGAGCAGATATGCTGAAACCCGAGTCTTACAAGCCTTTCTTGAGCGGTGCTACTGCTGTTGTACACACCATGGGCATTATCCTAGAGGCCGACTACAAAGGCGTGGTGCAAGGAAGAGAACCCATCATTAGTGGCCTACAAAGggccttcagctcctccaaaaTGGGCAGCCAGAATCCCCTACAAAGGCGGGAAGGAGAGCCAttgaaagcaaaggaaagagatggaCAATTGACTTATGAGCTGATGAACAGAGATTCCG CAATTGCACTAGCCCAAGAGACCTCCAACGAGCATGTCCCAACATTTGTATTCATTTCCGCCGCAGCGGGGGCGCCTGTTCTTCCGAGCAGATATATCACAACCAAAcgagaagctgaaacaaCCATATCGACGACAATCCCGGAATTGCGGAGTATCTTCATCCGAGCTCCATTTATGTACGACTCAAGCAGAAAGTTTACATTGCCAATAGCACTTGGAGGCTTCATTGGGTCTCAGTTCAATGAGCTTTTGGGCAATAGACTTGACTTTCTCGGCACAATGGTGACCAAACCTTTTCAGGTGGACATGGTAGGCGAGGCCGTGGTTGAGGCGATGGAGGACGAGTCCGTGCGTGGTGCTGtaggaacaaagaaaatcgaagCTCTGGCCACGAGTGCTTGGAGAAAAAGCATGCTATGA
- a CDS encoding pre-mRNA-splicing factor SYF2 (cyclin D-interacting protein GCIP): MPTERSTEQPASKVSADDEPVSVTAKEQNNAAKDSTASQKGPEGAKASGNSSATVEPVKGDDTAAKARQRQERFKALQARAKSATERNLKETAAETQRLATDPSLLSSLSRKHAFASHNLLKADTEAAGEDFERKRAWDWTVDESEKWDKRMEKKQRHRDDVAFQDYTQDARKVYKRQLREIQPDLEAYEREKLAAIERAAANGDLEIVETNDGEMIAVDKNGSFYSTADTVGFTDNKPDRAAVDKLVGDLRKAEEVRLKKRRERRGEEDADVTYINEKNKQFNQKLARFYNKYTTEIRDSFERGTMI, translated from the exons ATGCCTACTGAGCGCAGTACTGAACAACCTGCGTCAAAAGTTTCTGCCGACGACGAGCCCGTTTCTGTTACAGCTAAGGAACAGAATAATGCCGCCAAAGATTCCACTGCTAGCCAAAAAGGACCTGAAGGCGCAAAAGCTTCAGGCAATTCATCGGCAACAGTGGAACCCGTGAAAGGAGACGATACGGCCGCAAAGGCGCGCCAGAGACAGGAAAGATTCAAAGCCCTTCAAGCTCGTGCG AAATCCGCGACCGAGCGCAACTTGAAGGAAACGGCAGCCGAGACACAGCGTCTAGCAACCGATCCATCGCTGCTTTCGTCATTGTCTCGTAAACATGCGTTTGCGTCACATAACCTACTTAAAGCCGATACGGAAGCCGCCGGTGAAGATTTTGAACGGAAACGCGCTTGGGATTGGACTGTCGACGAATCCGAGAAGTGGGATAAGCgaatggagaaaaagcaacgCCATCGGGATGATGTCGCTTTTCAGGACTATACGCAAGATGCACGCAAAGTCTACAAGAGACAACTGCGCGAGATACAGCCAGACTTGGAAGCTTACGAGCGAGAGAAGTTGGCAGCTATTGAGAGGGCTGCTGCTAATGGCGACTTGGAAATTGTGGAAACCAATGATGGTGAAATGATCGCCGTCGATAAGAATGGCTCTTTTTATTCCACTGCCGATACGGTGGGTTTCACTGACAATAAGCCTGATCGAGCCGCTGTCGATAAATTAGTGGGAGACCTCaggaaagcagaagaagttcggCTCAAGAAACGGAGAGAACGCCGTGGCGAAGAGGACGCCGATGTCACCTACATCAACGAAAAGAACAAGCAATTCAACCAGAAGTTGGCGCGCTTCTATAACAAG TACACTACGGAAATTCGTGACAGCTTCGAACGTGGTACTATGATCTGA